A genomic window from Chloroflexota bacterium includes:
- a CDS encoding hydroxymethylglutaryl-CoA synthase, with protein sequence MSEITDRTLLKPERDVGIVGYGAYIPRFRLPAAEVARVWSGRTANLPIQEKAVAGLDEDTASMSIEAARNALKRARIDPKRIRAVWVGSESHPYAVKPTSTIVAEALDIVPLTSAADWEFACKAGTEAIQAAIALVGSGMANYALSIGMDTAQGRPGDALEYTAAAGGAAFLLGPAEESLARFEASISYVTDTPDFWRRPHAHYPSHGQRFTGEPAYFHHVTSAANLLMEELGRRAADYRYLVLHQPNTKFPTRAAKMLGFQPEQFEAGLLVPVIGNTYAGSSLVGLTGVLDEARPGDRVLLVSFGSGAGSDAFSLEISEGIEETRDRATTTQQYIDRRVAIDYATYARFRGKLLMK encoded by the coding sequence ATGAGCGAGATAACAGACCGTACGCTGCTGAAACCAGAGCGCGACGTGGGCATCGTTGGTTACGGCGCCTATATACCCCGTTTCCGGCTGCCGGCCGCGGAAGTAGCGCGCGTCTGGAGCGGACGAACAGCCAACCTGCCTATCCAGGAGAAGGCAGTGGCAGGTCTCGATGAAGACACTGCCAGCATGTCGATCGAAGCCGCACGCAATGCCCTGAAACGAGCCCGGATCGATCCTAAACGGATCCGCGCCGTCTGGGTAGGCAGCGAGTCCCACCCCTATGCCGTCAAACCGACCTCCACCATTGTGGCCGAAGCTCTGGATATTGTGCCATTGACTTCGGCAGCCGATTGGGAGTTTGCCTGCAAGGCAGGTACCGAGGCCATACAGGCAGCCATCGCTCTTGTGGGCTCAGGAATGGCCAACTACGCGTTGAGCATCGGCATGGACACGGCCCAGGGGCGCCCCGGGGATGCCCTGGAGTATACGGCTGCCGCCGGCGGTGCAGCGTTTCTGCTGGGGCCAGCCGAAGAGAGCCTGGCAAGGTTCGAGGCGTCCATCTCTTATGTGACCGATACACCCGATTTTTGGCGAAGACCCCACGCGCACTATCCCAGCCATGGACAGCGCTTCACCGGTGAACCGGCCTACTTCCACCACGTTACCAGTGCAGCCAACCTGCTCATGGAGGAGTTGGGCCGGCGTGCAGCAGACTATCGTTATCTCGTATTGCACCAACCCAACACCAAGTTCCCGACCCGGGCAGCCAAGATGTTGGGGTTTCAGCCGGAACAATTCGAGGCAGGTCTGCTGGTACCGGTGATCGGCAACACCTACGCCGGTTCATCGCTGGTTGGCTTGACCGGCGTACTCGACGAGGCACGCCCGGGCGACAGGGTGTTGCTGGTTTCCTTCGGTTCCGGGGCCGGCAGTGACGCGTTCTCTCTGGAGATCAGCGAAGGCATCGAGGAAACCAGAGATCGCGCCACGACCACGCAGCAGTATATCGACCGCCGCGTGGCCATCGATTATGCTACCTATGCGCGGTTCCGCGGCAAGTTGCTGATGAAGTAG
- a CDS encoding Zn-ribbon domain-containing OB-fold protein, with amino-acid sequence MTVARSWRTRRQRYSLVGERCEYCHNAIFPPRDVCPHCAEPAQKEFALSGKGTIFSFTTVFDPPAGFERYAPYPVALVQLDEGPMVTAQLTDVVPEEISIGMPVEMVTRRLNEQGDEGLILYSYKFRPTLEPQAAIV; translated from the coding sequence ATGACAGTTGCCAGAAGCTGGCGCACCCGTCGCCAACGATATAGTCTAGTCGGTGAGCGCTGTGAGTATTGCCACAACGCCATCTTCCCGCCGCGGGATGTCTGCCCCCACTGCGCAGAGCCTGCTCAAAAGGAATTCGCCTTGAGTGGCAAGGGTACCATCTTTTCCTTCACGACGGTCTTCGATCCTCCCGCTGGCTTTGAGCGCTACGCGCCCTACCCGGTAGCCCTGGTCCAACTGGATGAGGGACCCATGGTGACCGCTCAGCTAACCGATGTTGTACCGGAGGAGATTTCCATTGGAATGCCGGTGGAAATGGTTACCCGCCGGCTGAACGAACAGGGCGACGAGGGCTTGATCCTCTATAGTTATAAGTTCCGACCGACGCTGGAGCCTCAGGCAGCGATTGTGTAG
- a CDS encoding thiolase domain-containing protein produces the protein MRSVYIAGYGQTPVGEQWQRSLRHLAHDAIMPAMQDAGIERADALYVGNMLSGELVGQEHLGALVADFVGLRGIEAIKVEAACGSGAAALRMGYIAVAGGIHDVVIVAGVEKMTDTVSKDTTAALAMAADQEYEAAEGVSFVALNAMLMRRYMHVYDVPHSAFGYFAVNAHQNAVGNPNAMFRRAISLDTYLKAPMICEPINLMDSSPICDGAAAVVLMSEHLVRSMNGGRRPVRIAGSAAGTDSLAIHDRRDPLWLEAAWISSQKAYQQAGITPADVDLFELHDAFTIMAALSLEASGFAERGQGVRLAQEGEITIEGRVPVATMGGLKARGHPVGATGVYQIVEAAQQVQGLAGPNQVHDVDIALVQNIGGSGATIVSHILIGE, from the coding sequence ATGAGATCTGTTTACATAGCTGGCTACGGCCAGACGCCCGTGGGCGAGCAGTGGCAGCGTTCCCTGCGCCACCTGGCGCACGATGCCATTATGCCAGCCATGCAGGATGCCGGAATCGAACGGGCCGACGCGCTCTACGTTGGCAACATGCTGTCGGGTGAGCTGGTTGGCCAGGAACATCTGGGTGCTCTCGTGGCCGACTTTGTTGGCCTGAGGGGCATCGAGGCGATCAAGGTGGAAGCTGCCTGTGGTTCAGGCGCAGCCGCGCTGCGTATGGGCTATATCGCCGTCGCCGGTGGCATCCACGACGTGGTCATTGTCGCCGGCGTCGAAAAGATGACCGACACGGTTAGCAAGGACACCACCGCTGCCCTCGCCATGGCAGCCGACCAGGAATATGAGGCGGCCGAGGGGGTCTCCTTCGTGGCTCTGAACGCCATGCTCATGCGTCGCTACATGCATGTCTACGACGTGCCCCACAGCGCCTTTGGTTATTTCGCTGTCAACGCCCATCAGAACGCCGTTGGCAACCCCAATGCCATGTTTCGCCGTGCAATTAGCCTGGACACCTATCTTAAGGCACCCATGATCTGCGAGCCGATCAACTTGATGGATAGCTCGCCGATCTGTGACGGTGCGGCTGCTGTTGTGCTGATGTCGGAACACCTGGTCCGCTCCATGAACGGCGGCCGGCGCCCTGTGCGCATTGCCGGTTCCGCGGCCGGCACCGACAGCCTGGCAATCCACGATCGGCGCGATCCTCTCTGGTTGGAGGCAGCCTGGATTAGCAGCCAGAAAGCCTATCAACAGGCCGGCATAACGCCTGCCGACGTCGACCTGTTTGAACTCCATGATGCTTTCACCATCATGGCCGCCCTGTCGCTGGAAGCCAGCGGCTTCGCCGAACGGGGTCAGGGTGTGCGCCTGGCCCAGGAGGGGGAGATCACCATCGAGGGTCGGGTGCCGGTCGCCACCATGGGCGGTCTCAAGGCTCGAGGCCATCCGGTAGGCGCTACCGGCGTTTATCAGATCGTGGAAGCTGCCCAGCAGGTGCAGGGATTGGCCGGCCCAAACCAGGTGCATGACGTTGATATTGCCCTGGTCCAGAACATCGGCGGCAGTGGCGCCACCATCGTTTCCCACATTCTGATCGGCGAATAA
- a CDS encoding DUF5320 domain-containing protein gives MPFRDRTGPEGKGPMNGRRLGYCAETDVPENIIPEGRGFGRGGGAGRGFGRGRGGRRRGRGFFATPATTLPEQEVNMLKSQAQSLRDALQRVNDRLDTLKAQDDGKDKT, from the coding sequence ATGCCATTCCGAGATAGAACAGGCCCTGAAGGGAAAGGCCCAATGAACGGACGAAGGTTGGGCTACTGTGCAGAAACGGATGTCCCGGAGAATATCATACCTGAAGGCCGTGGATTTGGCCGCGGTGGGGGAGCTGGGCGCGGATTTGGCCGTGGCCGCGGCGGTCGGAGGCGAGGTCGAGGCTTTTTTGCCACCCCCGCAACAACCCTGCCTGAACAAGAAGTCAACATGCTCAAGTCGCAAGCCCAGAGCTTGAGAGATGCGCTACAACGCGTCAATGACAGGCTCGACACGCTGAAAGC
- a CDS encoding PadR family transcriptional regulator, which translates to MPRGRGFGKGKGRGQGRQRVMSFLQPCLLFLLTRGEAHGYSLLDGLEDFGFDRYQFDSSLAYRALRNMEDAGWVDSRWDDASQGPRRRVYRILPEGKIRLTIWMDDLRRTRDEIDRLLQAYEQES; encoded by the coding sequence ATGCCAAGAGGTCGAGGTTTTGGAAAAGGTAAGGGAAGAGGACAAGGCCGGCAGAGGGTGATGAGTTTTTTGCAGCCCTGCCTGTTGTTTCTGCTTACCAGGGGAGAAGCACATGGCTATAGCCTGCTTGATGGGCTGGAGGATTTTGGCTTCGACCGCTATCAATTTGATTCCAGCCTGGCTTACCGGGCCTTGCGCAATATGGAAGATGCAGGCTGGGTCGATTCACGCTGGGATGATGCCAGCCAGGGTCCTCGACGCCGTGTGTATCGAATTTTGCCGGAAGGCAAGATACGCTTGACAATCTGGATGGACGATCTGCGCCGCACGCGGGACGAGATAGATCGCCTGCTACAGGCCTATGAGCAAGAGAGCTAG